A single window of Triplophysa dalaica isolate WHDGS20190420 chromosome 14, ASM1584641v1, whole genome shotgun sequence DNA harbors:
- the LOC130435840 gene encoding extracellular calcium-sensing receptor-like, producing MSSIFGMLIFLYTLLLFYHLKAEDTFCRMMGDPNYPLLSKDGDITIGAVLPVHTKETLPSFEFTKKPKPLSCSSLSVRDFRLAQIIIFAIEEINNIETLLPNVSIGYRIYDTCGSRLSSMSAIMSVMNGQEFAAGQGCNGQSPIHVIIGETESSTTVILSRTTGPFKIPVISQSASCECLSNRKDYPSFFRTVASDYHQSRALALLVKHLSWSWVGAVNSDNDYGNNGMATFLSIAQEEGICIEYTVKFYRTEAEKLQKVVNTMRQGTAKVIVAFVSFFEMGLLIEQLSIQNITGLQIIGVVGWSTAKNYITPNTFRVMKGSLGFAVRKNDIEGFSDYVIKSFWDAALPCSQRYGNSYQADLNCSRYEDMLVLRNYNEDVPEHRYLSNVYKAVYAVAYALHSLLECTEHDVCAKALTIQPQQVVEALKKVNFTVKFGDRVWFDSTGSTVAQYEVVNWQQDSDGSIQFKAVGYYDASLPPDQRFVLNTENIIWAGGQLQKPKSVCSESCPPGTRKAGQKGRPVCCYDCIPCADGEISNETDSNNCMQCPRQYWSNAERNKCVLKAVEYLSFTEVMGIVLVFFSLFGVGISVLVTVLFYSKKDTPIVKANNSELSFLLLFSLTLCFLCSLTFIGRPTEWSCMLRHTAFGITFVLCISCVLGKTIVVLMAFKATLPGSNVMKWFGPVQQRLSVLAFTLIQILICVLWLTISPPFPYNNMQHYKEKVILECSLGSSVGFWVVLSYIGLLAFLCFILAFLARKLPDNFNEAKFITFSMLIFCAVWITFIPSYVSFPGKFSVAVEIFAILASSFSLLFCIFAPKCYIILFKPDENTKQHLMGKTQSKSY from the exons ATGAGCTCAATCTTTGGGATGCTTATTTTCCTATACACACTCCTGCTTTTTTATCATCTTAAGGCAGAGGATACTTTTTGCCGAATGATGGGAGACCCTAACTACCCACTGCTGTCTAAGGATGGAGACATAACTATTGGAGCAGTTTTGCCAGTCCACACTAAAGAAACATTACCTTCATTTGAGTTTACAAAAAAACCTAAACCTCTGTCATGCTCCAG tTTGAGTGTAAGAGATTTCAGACTGGcccaaataataatttttgcAATTGAGGAGATTAACAACATCGAAACTTTGCTCCCAAATGTTTCTATTGGCTACAGAATTTATGATACATGTGGGTCAAGACTGTCTTCTATGAGTGCTATTATGTCAGTGATGAATGGACAAGAGTTTGCAGCAGGTCAAGGATGCAATGGACAGTCTCCTATACATGTTATCATTGGAGAAACAGAGTCTTCCACCACAGTGATTTTGTCCAGAACCACAGGACCTTTTAAAATCCCAGTG ataAGCCAATCAGCTTCATGTGAATGCCTCAGTAATAGGAAAGATTACCCCTCTTTCTTCAGGACTGTTGCAAGTGATTATCATCAGAGCCGAGCACTTGCACTTTTGGTCAAACACTTAAGCTGGTCTTGGGTTGGAGCTGTGAACAGTGACAATGACTATGGAAACAATGGAATGGCCACATTTCTGAGTATCGCACAGGAAGAGGGGATTTGCATAGAATACACTGTGAAATTCTATCGAACAGAGGCTGAAAAACTCCAGAAAGTGGTAAACACAATGAGACAGGGGACAGCAAAAGTGATTGTTGCATTTGTATCATTCTTTGAGATGGGATTACTTATCGAGCAACTAAGTATACAGAACATTACAGGCCTCCAAATAATTGGGGTTGTAGGATGGTCAACTGCAAAGAATTACATCACTCCAAACACTTTTCGTGTAATGAAAGGGTCACTGGGGTTTGCAGTGAGAAAAAATGATATTGAAGGGTTTTCAGATTATGTTATTAAATCATTCTGGGACGCAGCTTTACCGTGCTCACAAAGATATGGGAATTCCTATCAAGCTGATTTAAATTGCAGCAGATATGAAGATATGCTTGTGCTGAGAAATTACAATGAAGATGTGCCTGAACATCGATATTTAAGTAATGTCTACAAAGCAGTTTATGCTGTGGCTTATGCACTACACAGTCTACTTGAGTGTACAGAACATGACGTTTGTGCAAAAGCCCTTACAATACAACCACAGCAg GTGGTTGAGGctcttaaaaaagtaaattttactGTTAAGTTTGGAGATCGTGTGTGGTTTGACAGCACTGGCTCCACAGTGGCACAGTATGAAGTAGTGAACTGGCAGCAGGACTCTGATGGATCAATTCAGtttaaagcagtgggttactaTGATGCATCACTGCCCCCTGACCAGCGCTTTGTGCTTAACACTGAAAACATCATCTGGGCTGGAGGACAGCTGCAG AAGCCAAAGTCTGTGTGCAGTGAGAGTTGTCCTCCAGGCACTAGGAAGGCTGGACAGAAAGGAAGACCTGTCTGCTGTTATGACTGTATTCCATGTGCAGATGGAGAAATCAGTAATGAGACAG ATTCAAATAACTGCATGCAGTGTCCAAGGCAATACTGGTCTAATGCTGagagaaataaatgtgtgttaaagGCTGTAGAGTATCTGTCATTCACAGAAGTTATGGGTATAGTGCTGGTCTTTTTCTCACTGTTTGGAGTAGGAATATCTGTACTGGTCACAGTCCTGTTTTACAGTAAGAAGGACACCCCCATAGTAAAAGCCAACAACTCAGAGCTGAGCTTCCTGCTGCTCTTCTCATtgactctgtgttttctctgttcacttACTTTCATTGGTCGCCCCACTGAGTGGTCCTGTATGTTACGTCACACAGCGTTTGGGATCACTTTTGTCCTCTGTATATCTTGTGTTCTGGGGAAAACAATAGTTGTGTTAATGGCCTTCAAGGCCACACTTCCAGGAAGTAAtgtcatgaaatggtttgggcctGTACAACAGAGACTCAGTGTTCTTGCCTTTACACTTATACAGATTCTTATCTGTGTGCTTTGGCTAACAATATCTCCACCTTTTCCTTATAATAATATGCAACACTACAAAGAAAAAGTCATTCTTGAGTGCAGTTTAGGTTCATCTGTAGGTTTCTGGGTTGTTTTGAGTTATATAGGACTTTTGGCATTCCTGTGCTTTATTTTAGCTTTTTTGGCCCGAAAGCTGCCAGATAACTTTAATGAAGCTAAATTCATCACATTTAGTATGCTCATATTCTGTGCTGTGTGGATCACATTTATCCCATCTTATGTCAGTTTTCCTGGAAAATTTAGTGTAGCTGTGgagatttttgcaattttagcATCAAGCTTTAGtttattattctgtatatttgcACCCAAATGTTACATCATCCTGTTTAAGCctgatgaaaacacaaaacaacatttaatgggAAAAACACAATCTAAGTCATACTAA